The Cloacibacterium sp. TD35 region AAGCTCTCAATTTTTCTCTAGCTTCATCAGTCATCCAATCAGTAGTCCAAATCGGAAACATTTTGGTAACTACTTTTGCAGAAATCCCTATTTCTTTAAACAGTTTGACAATATCTTCTTCGATATTAAACATAGCCGGACACGCAGAATAAGTAGGCGTAATGATAATTTCTGCTTCTTTTTCAGAAATCATTTTTGCATCACGAACAATCCCGAGCTCCACGATGTTAATCACTGGAATTTCAGGGTCTGGAATCTGAGTGAGTATTTCTAATAAATCTTGCATTTCTACCAAACACAATTTGGATAGGTTCTTTGCATATACTGTAATTCACACAAAATATACCCAAAATATTCGGTGTGAATTCCTTTTCTGCTTCCTTTTTGCATAAATTCTGAAGCAGGAATTTCTAAACCAAATTTGGCAAAATCTTCTGCGATTTTAGCTTTCCATTCTTCATGAAGTTGTTTGGAAGCAGGAGTTAAATTCAGTGCCACCAAATTTTCCTCTTCTTCTACTTCATCAAAAAGTCCACCTGTGTATTCCCAAAGATTTTCGAGAGCCGCTTCTATTCTTTTTCGGCTTTCTTCAGTTCCTTGAGCAAAAATGCGCATCCAAGTTTCAGTATGTGTATAGTGATATTTTACTTCTTTCAGAGATTTTTGAGCAATGGCTCTCAGGTCTTCATCTGCAGAATTGCTTAAATTTTCATACAATAATTTTTGATAAACGGCAAAGAAATAAGCCTTCATAATGGTATTGGCATAATCACCGTTTGGTAATTCTACCAATTGTGCATTGAGGTATTCTTTTTCCACACGAAGCATGGCAAAATCATCTGCAGTTCTGCCG contains the following coding sequences:
- the paaD gene encoding 1,2-phenylacetyl-CoA epoxidase subunit PaaD, producing the protein MQDLLEILTQIPDPEIPVINIVELGIVRDAKMISEKEAEIIITPTYSACPAMFNIEEDIVKLFKEIGISAKVVTKMFPIWTTDWMTDEAREKLRAYGIVPPEKGADENHLHIPKKCPRCGSENTMQISRFGSTLCKAGYQCQDCLEPFDYFKCH
- the paaC gene encoding 1,2-phenylacetyl-CoA epoxidase subunit PaaC; amino-acid sequence: MKNYLLKLADDSLIMGQRLAEWCGKGPYLEEDIAVINIALDQLGQANNFYNLAANLFNDGRTADDFAMLRVEKEYLNAQLVELPNGDYANTIMKAYFFAVYQKLLYENLSNSADEDLRAIAQKSLKEVKYHYTHTETWMRIFAQGTEESRKRIEAALENLWEYTGGLFDEVEEEENLVALNLTPASKQLHEEWKAKIAEDFAKFGLEIPASEFMQKGSRKGIHTEYFGYILCELQYMQRTYPNCVW